A genome region from Crossiella equi includes the following:
- a CDS encoding glycosyltransferase: MRIVQLANFYGPRSGGLRTALNALGAGYVAAGHEVVLIVPGPRRHDEVLPSGVRRITLPAPKVPFMGGYRVVDPVRVQSLLSKLHPDRLEVSDRITLRGMGRWASKRGVPNVVISHERFDRLLEQFFLPGPAARRVADWANTRMAAGYETVVCTTDFAREEFDRIGARNVMRVPLGVDLDTFNPIRHDRALRSELSRGAANLLVHCGRLSVEKHVERSVDTLAELHESGHDVRLVIAGDGPRREALERRAAGLPVTFLGFVNNRNDVANLLASADISLAPGPHETFGLAALEALASGTPVVVSQSSALREIVREDCGAAVPDYARAFAGAVTELLDAPEDGRRAAARARAEQFPWPRAVDGMLAALQAG; encoded by the coding sequence GTCTGCGCACCGCCCTGAACGCCCTCGGCGCGGGGTACGTGGCCGCGGGGCACGAGGTGGTGCTGATCGTGCCCGGCCCGCGCCGCCACGACGAGGTGCTGCCCTCGGGCGTCCGGCGCATCACGCTGCCCGCGCCGAAGGTGCCGTTCATGGGCGGCTACCGCGTGGTCGACCCGGTGCGCGTGCAGTCGCTGCTGTCCAAGCTGCACCCGGACCGGCTCGAGGTCTCCGACCGCATCACGCTGCGCGGCATGGGCCGGTGGGCCAGCAAGCGCGGGGTGCCCAACGTGGTGATCTCGCACGAGCGCTTCGACCGCCTGCTGGAGCAGTTCTTCCTGCCCGGCCCCGCCGCCCGCCGGGTCGCGGACTGGGCGAACACCCGCATGGCCGCGGGCTACGAGACCGTGGTCTGCACCACCGACTTCGCCCGCGAGGAGTTCGACCGCATCGGCGCCCGCAACGTCATGCGCGTGCCGCTGGGTGTGGACCTCGACACGTTCAACCCGATCCGGCACGACCGCGCGCTGCGCTCGGAGCTGTCCCGGGGCGCTGCGAACCTGCTCGTGCACTGCGGGCGGCTGTCGGTGGAGAAGCACGTGGAGCGCAGCGTGGACACCCTCGCCGAGCTGCACGAGTCCGGGCACGACGTGCGCCTGGTCATCGCCGGGGACGGCCCGCGCCGCGAGGCCCTGGAGCGGCGTGCCGCCGGGCTGCCGGTCACCTTCCTCGGCTTCGTGAACAACCGGAACGACGTGGCGAACCTGCTGGCCAGCGCGGACATCTCGCTCGCGCCCGGCCCGCACGAGACCTTCGGCCTGGCCGCCCTGGAGGCGCTGGCCTCGGGTACGCCGGTCGTGGTCTCGCAGTCCTCGGCACTGCGCGAGATCGTGCGCGAGGACTGCGGCGCGGCCGTGCCGGACTACGCGCGGGCCTTCGCCGGAGCCGTCACCGAGCTGCTGGACGCCCCCGAGGACGGCCGCCGCGCCGCCGCCCGTGCCCGCGCCGAGCAGTTCCCGTGGCCGCGCGCGGTCGACGGGATGCTGGCCGCCCTGCAGGCCGGGTGA
- a CDS encoding demethylmenaquinone methyltransferase has product MARAGLDKDPREVAEMFDGVARRYDITNTVLAGGQDRRWRGKTTRALDLRPGEKVLDLAAGTAVSTVDLASTGAWCVAADFSLGMLQAGKRRGLPMVAADGLRLPFASGSFDAVTVSFGLRNMQDTSAALAELARVTRSGGRMVICEFSRPVWSPMRLGYNTYLKVLPQIAKRVSSNAPAYQYLAESIRDWPDQQALAELIAGAGWEDVAWRNLTGGVVALHRATKP; this is encoded by the coding sequence ATGGCCAGGGCTGGTTTGGACAAGGACCCGCGCGAAGTCGCAGAGATGTTCGACGGGGTCGCGCGGCGCTACGACATCACCAACACGGTGCTCGCCGGTGGCCAGGACCGCCGGTGGCGCGGCAAGACCACCCGCGCCCTGGACCTGCGGCCGGGCGAGAAGGTGCTCGACCTCGCGGCGGGCACCGCGGTGTCCACCGTCGACCTGGCCAGCACCGGCGCCTGGTGCGTGGCCGCCGACTTCTCGCTGGGCATGCTCCAGGCGGGCAAGCGGCGCGGGCTGCCCATGGTGGCCGCCGACGGCCTGCGGCTGCCCTTCGCCAGCGGCTCCTTCGACGCGGTCACCGTGTCCTTCGGCCTGCGCAACATGCAGGACACCAGCGCCGCGCTGGCCGAGCTGGCGCGCGTGACCCGCTCCGGCGGCCGCATGGTGATCTGCGAGTTCTCCCGCCCGGTGTGGAGTCCCATGCGCCTGGGCTACAACACCTACCTCAAGGTGCTGCCGCAGATCGCCAAGCGCGTGTCCTCCAACGCGCCCGCCTACCAGTACCTGGCCGAGTCGATCCGGGACTGGCCGGACCAGCAGGCGCTGGCCGAGCTGATCGCGGGCGCGGGCTGGGAGGACGTGGCCTGGCGCAACCTCACCGGCGGCGTCGTCGCACTGCACCGCGCGACCAAGCCCTGA